In the Streptomyces spororaveus genome, CCCCTGGCACGGCAGCTGGCCACGCAGCCGCAGACCACCTCCTTCCCGTCCGGGCACTCGGCATCGGCCTTCGCCTTCGCCACCGGGGTGGCGCTGGCGGCCCCGGGCTGGGGGGCGGTACTGGCCCCGGTCGCCGCGTCCGTGGCGTTCTCCCGGGTCTACACCGGGGTGCACTACCCCTCCGACGTGCTCGTCGGCGCGTCACTGGGGGTGGCGGCGGGGTTCGTCGTACACCGCCTCGCGCGGGACGCGCAGGAGGCCCGGATCGTGCCCGGCGGCGAGCCTCCGGCCGCCGACGCCCCCGCGCTGCCCGACGGGGCCGGGCTCACCGTGGTGGTCAACACCGCGTCGGGCACCGCCGCGGCCGCGGGCCTCGACGTACTGCGCAGCCGCCTCCCCGAGGCCGAGGTGATCGAGTGCGACGGCCCCGAGCTGCCCGTCACCCTCGCGAAGGCGGCCTCGCGCTCCGCCGTGCTCGGGGTCTGCGGCGGCGACGGCACGATCAACGCGGCCGCCACCGCCGCGCTGCGGGCCGGGGTGCCGCTGGCCGTGTTCCCCGGCGGCACGCTCAACCACTTCGCGATGGACCTCGGCCTCCCCGGAACCGAGGCCACCTGCCGGGCCCTGGCCGACGGGCACGCCGTCCGCGTCGGCGTGGGCCGCTTCTCCCCGGGGCCCGACGGCGAGACCGGCTACTTCCTGAACAACTTCAGCATCGGCGCCTATCCGGAGCTCCTGGGCCACCGGCTGCGCTGGGGCCCGCGCATCGGCGGCGGCCCGGCCGCGCTGCTGGCGGCCTGGAAGGTGCTGCGTTCCCAGCGGCCCGTGCGGCTGCGGCTGGCCGGGCGGCCCCGCAGCGCATGGCTGCTCTTCGCGGGCAACGGCACCTACCACGGCACCGGTCCCACCCCCCGCCGCCGCGACAGCCTCGGCGAGGGCCTCCTCGACCTGCGGCTGGTCCACGGCGGCGGCCGGCCCGGCCCCCGGCTCCTGGCCGCCGCCTTCACGGGCCCGCTGAGCCGGTCCCCGGTCCACGTGGCCACCCGCCTGCGCAGCCTGCGCATCGCGGACATCCCGGCGGGCACCCCGCTCGCGTACGACGGCGAGTACGCCGAGGCCCCGGCCGCCCTCGTCCTCGAAGGAGTCCCCGACGCCCTGACCGTCTACCGCCCCCGCTGAGCGGGGGCGCCCCCGGCCCCCCGGCCCCCCGGCCCGGTGGCTCAGCCGGCCAGGAGCCGACCGGCTCCGGAGTTCGCCGTGACGTAGCGGGCCCGCCGCTTCTCCACCCTCCGAAACCGCCGGCGGAGGCCCGCGCCCCCGCGTTCCCCGCCATCCCGCCCGCCCCACCCCGCCGCCCGGCACCTTCCAGGTCAGGGGCGCCCGGCCTACCCATTCGCCCGAGGGTATGGACGTACGGCAAGATGGGGTGTATCTGCCCACCATCGATCTGCCGGACGGTTTCTCTTGGCTGAGTTCATTTACACCATGCGCAAGACGCGCAAGGCACACGGCGACAAGGTCATCCTTGACGACGTCTTCCTGAACTTCCTGCCCGGCGCGAAGATCGGTGTGGTCGGTCCGAACGGTGCCGGTAAGTCCACCGTTCTGAAGATCATGGCGGGCATCGAGCAGCCGTCGAACGGCGACGCCTACCTCTCGCCCGGCTACTCCGTCGGCATCCTCATGCAGGAGCCGAAGCTCGACGAGTCCAAGACCGTCCTGGAGAACGTCGAGGACGGCGTCGGCCCGATCAAGCAGAAGCTCAACCGGTTCAACGCGATCGCCGAGGAAATGGCGACGAACTACACCGACGAGCTGATGGAGGAGATGGGCAAGCTCCAGGACGACCTGGACCACGCCAACGCGTGGGACCTGGACGCCCAGCTGGAGCAGGCCATGGACGCCCTGGGCTGCCCGCCCGGCGACTG is a window encoding:
- a CDS encoding bifunctional phosphatase PAP2/diacylglycerol kinase family protein; translation: MADQELTWSGTFGRWDRRLFDAVARRHWPGADRVLPRLGRAANHGVLWGGAAAAIAVFGSAGARKAAVRGVASLALASATINTVGKWSVRRPRPLLEGVPLARQLATQPQTTSFPSGHSASAFAFATGVALAAPGWGAVLAPVAASVAFSRVYTGVHYPSDVLVGASLGVAAGFVVHRLARDAQEARIVPGGEPPAADAPALPDGAGLTVVVNTASGTAAAAGLDVLRSRLPEAEVIECDGPELPVTLAKAASRSAVLGVCGGDGTINAAATAALRAGVPLAVFPGGTLNHFAMDLGLPGTEATCRALADGHAVRVGVGRFSPGPDGETGYFLNNFSIGAYPELLGHRLRWGPRIGGGPAALLAAWKVLRSQRPVRLRLAGRPRSAWLLFAGNGTYHGTGPTPRRRDSLGEGLLDLRLVHGGGRPGPRLLAAAFTGPLSRSPVHVATRLRSLRIADIPAGTPLAYDGEYAEAPAALVLEGVPDALTVYRPR